Proteins encoded in a region of the Roseateles sp. SL47 genome:
- a CDS encoding DUF924 family protein gives MNFVIQHHPDQHCFLAQPQPGLHCRLDYERHGEQLIITHTGVPAQLRGQGLAGQLVETAVRWLASQTLQLVPGCTYVRKWLEHQPRWQRLTAPAAAQRVLNAWFGVPGSEADGQVQSQWFKKDAGFDASLRERFGPLVESALQGDLTNWDRNPWGALARILLLDQFTRNIFRDTPRAFAGDALALVAALALRPCLQGLSPLERWFALMPLEHAESLELQTQCVQAFEALAAEDARLQGALDFARRHLEVIRRFGRFPHRNEILGRISTPEEVAFLQQPGSRF, from the coding sequence GTGAACTTCGTCATCCAGCACCATCCGGACCAGCACTGCTTTCTGGCGCAACCGCAGCCCGGCCTGCACTGCCGGCTGGACTATGAACGCCACGGGGAGCAGTTGATCATCACCCACACCGGGGTGCCGGCCCAGTTGCGTGGCCAGGGGCTGGCCGGTCAGTTGGTGGAAACCGCCGTGCGCTGGCTGGCGTCGCAAACGCTGCAACTGGTGCCGGGATGCACCTATGTGCGCAAATGGCTGGAGCACCAGCCCCGTTGGCAGCGGCTCACCGCGCCTGCGGCGGCGCAGCGGGTGCTGAATGCATGGTTCGGTGTGCCGGGCAGCGAGGCGGACGGCCAGGTGCAGTCCCAGTGGTTCAAGAAGGACGCCGGCTTTGACGCCTCGTTGCGTGAACGCTTCGGGCCGCTGGTGGAATCGGCACTGCAGGGCGACCTCACCAACTGGGACCGCAACCCCTGGGGCGCCCTGGCGCGCATCCTGCTGCTGGACCAGTTCACCCGCAACATCTTCCGCGACACCCCACGCGCCTTTGCCGGTGATGCCCTGGCCCTGGTGGCCGCGTTGGCCTTGCGCCCCTGCCTGCAGGGGCTGTCGCCGTTGGAGCGCTGGTTCGCGCTGATGCCGCTGGAGCATGCGGAGTCGCTGGAGCTGCAGACGCAGTGCGTGCAGGCGTTCGAGGCCCTGGCGGCAGAAGATGCGCGGCTCCAGGGGGCGCTGGACTTTGCGCGCAGACATCTCGAGGTGATCCGCCGCTTCGGCCGTTTCCCCCACCGCAACGAGATCCTGGGGCGCATCAGCACCCCGGAGGAAGTGGCGTTCCTCCAGCAGCCGGGCTCCCGCTTCTGA
- a CDS encoding prolyl oligopeptidase family serine peptidase: MPDPTPSQPSGTPPADPAATLNDECLWLEALEGDAGERALAWVKARNAESQAVLEARPEFAPIRQELLQLLNAQDRIPHVARRGDWFYNLWQDDAHPRGLWRRCRIEDYALAEPPWQTVLDLDALGQVEQRSWVFHGAVALAPDYRRCLVCLSDGGADASEYREFDLETLRFIPVEDGGFFVPEAKTDVEWLEEHTLLIGTDLGPGSLTDSGYPRQVRRWARGTALADAPVLFEGQASDVSVSASVDRTPGHERVFFSRSLDFYNESRFLWRDGQLLPVDLPSDMSVHAHGPWWLLRPRSDWTVAGHTHPAGSLLLLDDAAFWRGERQARILFAPAPGRSLDDYSLTHHHVLLTISEHVASRLEEWDLSATPPTRRTVQAPFPGALSVQTLHDSELPQDRFGDDYLLHYSDFLTPDTVSLAHAGRDERTPLKQRGAQFDATGMTVQQHFARSADGEHIPYFVIGGPGQGADTPTLLYGYGGFEVSLQPWYSGTNGRAWLTRGGRLVVANIRGGGEYGPHWHQAATGAQKQRSFDDFIAVAEDLVQRGLTRPERLGIMGGSNGGLLVGACMVQRPELFGAVVCQVPLLDMRRYHLLLAGASWMAEYGDPDEPDDWTHIARYSPYQNLRPGVRYPRALFATSTRDDRVHPGHARKMAARLLSLGQACYYYENIEGGHGGAADNQQRAQLQALEFSYLWQQLGDAGTGG; encoded by the coding sequence GTGCCAGATCCGACCCCCTCCCAGCCTTCGGGCACCCCCCCGGCCGACCCGGCCGCGACGCTCAACGATGAATGCCTCTGGCTCGAAGCGCTGGAGGGTGATGCGGGGGAACGCGCCCTGGCCTGGGTGAAAGCCCGCAATGCGGAGTCGCAGGCCGTGCTGGAGGCCCGGCCCGAATTCGCCCCCATCCGGCAGGAACTGCTGCAGTTGCTGAATGCCCAGGACCGCATTCCGCATGTCGCCCGTCGGGGCGACTGGTTCTACAACCTCTGGCAGGACGATGCCCATCCACGCGGCCTCTGGCGCCGCTGCCGCATCGAAGACTACGCCCTGGCCGAGCCGCCCTGGCAAACCGTGCTGGACCTCGATGCGCTGGGGCAGGTGGAGCAGCGCAGCTGGGTCTTCCACGGTGCGGTCGCCCTGGCGCCGGACTACCGCCGCTGCCTGGTCTGTCTGTCCGATGGGGGGGCCGATGCCAGTGAATATCGGGAATTCGATCTGGAGACACTGCGCTTCATTCCCGTGGAGGACGGCGGCTTCTTTGTGCCGGAAGCCAAGACCGACGTGGAATGGCTGGAGGAGCACACCCTGCTGATCGGCACCGATCTCGGCCCGGGTTCGCTCACGGACTCCGGTTACCCGCGCCAGGTCCGGCGCTGGGCGCGTGGCACGGCGCTGGCGGACGCCCCAGTGCTGTTCGAAGGTCAGGCCAGCGACGTCTCGGTCAGTGCCAGTGTGGACCGCACGCCCGGTCATGAACGGGTGTTCTTCAGCCGCTCGCTGGACTTCTACAACGAATCCCGCTTCCTCTGGCGCGACGGCCAGTTGCTGCCGGTTGACCTGCCCAGCGACATGAGCGTGCATGCCCATGGCCCCTGGTGGCTGCTGCGCCCCCGCAGTGACTGGACCGTGGCCGGGCACACCCATCCGGCGGGTTCACTCCTGCTGCTGGACGACGCCGCCTTCTGGCGCGGCGAGCGCCAGGCCCGCATCCTCTTTGCGCCTGCTCCCGGACGCTCGCTGGACGACTATTCGCTCACCCACCACCACGTGCTGCTGACCATCAGCGAGCATGTGGCCAGCCGGCTGGAAGAATGGGACCTGTCGGCCACTCCGCCAACGCGGCGCACCGTCCAGGCCCCCTTCCCCGGCGCGCTGAGCGTGCAGACCCTGCATGATTCCGAGCTGCCGCAGGACCGCTTCGGCGACGACTACCTGCTGCACTACAGCGATTTCCTCACGCCCGACACCGTCAGCCTGGCCCATGCCGGGCGGGACGAGCGCACCCCGCTCAAACAGCGCGGCGCCCAGTTCGACGCCACCGGCATGACGGTGCAGCAGCATTTCGCGCGCAGCGCGGATGGGGAACACATTCCCTACTTCGTGATCGGGGGGCCCGGCCAGGGCGCCGACACCCCGACCCTGCTGTATGGCTACGGGGGCTTCGAGGTCTCCTTGCAGCCCTGGTACTCCGGCACCAACGGCCGGGCCTGGCTGACCCGGGGCGGCCGGCTGGTGGTGGCCAACATCCGCGGCGGCGGCGAGTACGGGCCCCACTGGCATCAGGCCGCAACAGGCGCCCAAAAGCAGCGCAGTTTCGACGACTTCATCGCCGTGGCCGAGGACCTGGTGCAGCGCGGCCTCACCCGGCCCGAGCGGCTGGGCATCATGGGCGGCAGCAATGGCGGCCTGCTGGTGGGGGCTTGCATGGTGCAGCGGCCGGAGCTGTTTGGTGCGGTGGTCTGCCAGGTGCCACTGCTGGACATGCGGCGCTATCACCTGCTGCTGGCCGGCGCTTCCTGGATGGCTGAATACGGCGATCCGGACGAGCCCGACGACTGGACGCACATCGCCCGCTACAGCCCCTATCAAAACCTTCGGCCGGGCGTGCGTTATCCACGGGCGCTGTTCGCCACTTCCACGCGTGATGACCGTGTACATCCTGGCCATGCGAGGAAAATGGCGGCACGTCTGCTCTCCCTGGGCCAGGCGTGCTACTACTACGAGAACATCGAAGGCGGGCATGGGGGCGCTGCGGACAACCAGCAGCGGGCACAGTTGCAGGCGCTCGAGTTCAGCTACCTGTGGCAGCAACTCGGGGACGCCGGCACCGGCGGGTGA
- a CDS encoding YaeQ family protein — MALKATIHKAQLQISDMDRHVYGDHNLTVARHPSETDERMMLRILAYALYQPENDLRGRLEFTKGLSEADDADLWQIDLTGEVVHWVELGQPDERRLRQIQGRSELVTVLSYASSTPVWWAGIQNKLLRAPKLAVWQIPADQSQALAALAERSMQWQLSIQDGTAYITTDKGAVEVTPQLLKGRDQ; from the coding sequence ATGGCGCTCAAGGCCACCATCCACAAAGCCCAGCTTCAGATCTCGGACATGGACCGTCATGTCTATGGTGATCACAACCTGACCGTTGCCCGCCACCCGTCGGAAACCGACGAACGCATGATGCTGCGCATCCTCGCCTACGCGCTGTACCAGCCGGAAAACGACCTGCGCGGCCGCCTGGAATTCACCAAGGGCCTCTCCGAAGCCGACGATGCCGACCTCTGGCAGATTGACCTCACCGGCGAAGTGGTCCATTGGGTGGAACTGGGCCAGCCGGACGAACGCCGCCTGCGCCAGATCCAGGGCCGCTCCGAACTGGTGACCGTGCTGAGCTACGCCTCCAGCACGCCGGTCTGGTGGGCCGGTATCCAGAACAAGCTCTTGCGAGCGCCCAAGCTGGCCGTCTGGCAGATTCCCGCTGACCAGTCCCAGGCCCTGGCCGCCCTGGCGGAACGCAGCATGCAATGGCAGTTGAGCATCCAGGACGGTACCGCCTACATCACCACCGACAAAGGTGCGGTGGAGGTGACGCCACAATTGCTCAAGGGCCGCGACCAGTAA
- a CDS encoding SLC13 family permease: MSSALPSSPVASGDHPPSGGNPLLWGLAVAALVLAWWRPVSPSEWLALIDWQTMGALTGLLVITQGVERSGVLQGAARALLARTSTARQLALVLCGVAAVLAALVTNDVSLFLLVPLTRELAAQAQLPLARLVALEALAVNAGSSLTPIGNPQNLYLWHRSGESFGGFMAMMGPAVGVMLALLLVTILITMPGTPIRVAPPQERAPTQPRLLALSGVLFIGFVAALELHVWAPALVAVLVVYALFYRRVLMRLDWALLATFALMFVVVHQLVALPWVAGLMSQLPMDQPLQAYLVAIATSQVISNVPATLLLADGTQPLAAFAALAVGVNVGGYGFVLGSMANLIALRLAREPHGLREFHRISLPFLAVCVVLVAFLVR, encoded by the coding sequence ATGAGTTCTGCTTTGCCTTCCTCTCCAGTTGCCTCGGGCGACCATCCCCCCAGTGGCGGCAACCCTCTGCTGTGGGGCCTGGCCGTTGCGGCCCTGGTCTTGGCCTGGTGGCGACCGGTCTCGCCCAGTGAATGGCTGGCCCTGATCGATTGGCAGACGATGGGCGCCTTGACCGGCCTGCTGGTCATCACCCAGGGCGTGGAGCGCAGTGGGGTGCTGCAGGGCGCCGCCCGCGCGCTGCTGGCCCGCACCAGTACCGCCCGGCAGTTGGCGCTGGTGCTCTGCGGGGTGGCGGCGGTCTTGGCAGCCTTGGTCACCAATGACGTCAGCCTGTTCCTGCTGGTGCCGCTGACCCGGGAACTCGCAGCACAGGCCCAGTTGCCACTGGCCCGGCTGGTGGCCCTGGAGGCACTGGCGGTGAATGCCGGCTCGTCCCTCACGCCCATCGGCAATCCGCAGAATCTGTATCTCTGGCACCGCTCCGGTGAGTCCTTCGGCGGCTTCATGGCCATGATGGGACCGGCCGTGGGCGTGATGCTGGCACTGCTGCTGGTCACCATCCTCATCACCATGCCGGGCACACCCATCCGCGTGGCGCCACCGCAGGAGCGCGCGCCGACGCAACCCCGGCTGCTCGCCCTCTCCGGCGTGCTGTTCATCGGCTTCGTGGCGGCCCTGGAGCTGCATGTCTGGGCTCCCGCCCTGGTGGCCGTGCTGGTGGTGTATGCGCTGTTCTACCGCCGGGTGCTGATGCGCCTGGACTGGGCGCTGCTGGCCACCTTTGCGCTCATGTTTGTCGTGGTGCATCAACTGGTGGCACTGCCGTGGGTGGCGGGGCTGATGTCGCAATTGCCGATGGATCAGCCGCTGCAGGCCTATCTGGTGGCCATCGCCACGTCGCAGGTCATCAGCAACGTGCCAGCCACCCTGCTGCTGGCGGATGGCACCCAGCCATTGGCGGCCTTTGCGGCCTTGGCGGTAGGCGTGAATGTCGGTGGTTACGGTTTTGTGCTGGGCTCCATGGCCAACCTCATCGCCCTGCGCCTGGCTCGTGAGCCGCACGGTCTTCGGGAATTCCATCGCATCAGCCTGCCTTTCCTGGCAGTCTGCGTGGTGCTGGTGGCCTTCCTGGTGCGCTGA
- a CDS encoding M3 family metallopeptidase → MTATSAVPQSPSTNPLLKAWDGPYGLPPFAEIRPEHFEPAFDQALAEHRAELALMASQTEPPSFSNTLAAFDRSGRRLVALEHLFSTLSASATSPELQAVQRRMAAPLAAHSNAVYMNAALFARIEVLHEQREHLGLDPQQRRLLERIHLDFVRAGARMQGEARRRYAALMERQAELHTRFGQNVLADEGDYQLLLRTPDEWAGLPDFVRAAARQAALDRGLTDADVHVITLSRSLIVPFLTFSERRDLREQAWRAWVSRGEHAGDSDNRSIIREILRLRHDQAQLHGYAHYADYALADTMAGKPAAVLGLLDPVWERAKEAVERERALLDAERVRLGHAETIQDWDWRYYAEKVRQQRFQLDEAEVKPYFPLDAMVAAMFDCATRLYGLHFVHQPKVAGYHPDVKVYEVRDADGRLRGLFVQDNFARPTKRSGAWMNALRWQARNGIEALPIILNNNNFAKGAPGEPTLLSFDDTRTLFHEFGHGLHGLLSQVEFERLSGTQVLRDFVELPSQLMEHWMAEPEVLKRHARHYRTGEPIPDALLEKIQAAATFNQGYETVRYCASALVDQAIHGLGTGEVPDVVAFERDTLQRLGAPAAVGMNHRLTHFQHLFSGSSYAAQYYVYLWSEVLDCDAYEAFVEAGNPFDGATARSLMDNILSVGNSRDPGDTYRAFRGRDAQLAPMLKGRGLLPA, encoded by the coding sequence ATGACCGCCACCAGCGCCGTGCCCCAGTCCCCCTCCACCAATCCGCTGTTGAAGGCCTGGGACGGCCCGTACGGCCTGCCGCCGTTTGCAGAGATCCGGCCGGAACATTTCGAACCGGCGTTTGATCAGGCACTGGCGGAACATCGGGCGGAACTGGCGCTGATGGCTTCGCAGACCGAGCCGCCCAGCTTCTCCAACACCCTGGCCGCCTTTGACCGGAGCGGGCGCCGTCTGGTGGCGCTGGAGCATCTGTTCTCCACCCTGAGCGCGTCCGCCACATCTCCCGAACTGCAGGCGGTGCAGCGCCGCATGGCCGCACCGCTGGCGGCACACAGCAACGCGGTCTACATGAACGCCGCGCTGTTCGCCCGTATCGAAGTGCTGCATGAACAGCGTGAACACCTGGGCCTGGACCCGCAGCAGCGCCGCTTGCTGGAGCGCATCCATCTGGACTTCGTGCGGGCCGGCGCCCGCATGCAGGGCGAAGCCCGCCGCCGTTATGCCGCGCTGATGGAGCGGCAGGCGGAGCTGCATACCCGCTTTGGCCAGAACGTGTTGGCAGACGAGGGCGACTACCAACTGCTGTTGCGCACGCCGGACGAATGGGCCGGCCTGCCGGATTTTGTCCGCGCCGCCGCGCGCCAGGCCGCGCTGGACCGGGGCCTGACCGATGCGGACGTTCACGTGATCACGCTGTCTCGCTCGCTGATCGTGCCCTTCCTGACCTTCAGTGAACGACGCGATCTGCGCGAGCAGGCCTGGCGGGCCTGGGTCAGCCGCGGTGAACATGCCGGCGACAGCGACAACCGCAGCATCATCCGCGAGATCCTGCGCCTGCGGCACGACCAGGCGCAGCTGCACGGCTATGCGCACTACGCCGACTACGCCCTGGCGGACACCATGGCCGGCAAGCCTGCGGCGGTGCTGGGCCTGCTGGACCCCGTGTGGGAGCGGGCCAAGGAGGCGGTGGAACGCGAGCGGGCCCTGCTGGATGCCGAACGTGTGCGGCTGGGCCATGCCGAGACCATTCAGGATTGGGACTGGCGCTACTACGCCGAGAAAGTGCGCCAGCAGCGCTTTCAGCTGGACGAGGCTGAGGTGAAGCCGTACTTTCCGCTGGATGCGATGGTGGCGGCCATGTTCGACTGTGCCACCCGCCTGTATGGCCTGCACTTCGTGCACCAGCCGAAGGTGGCGGGTTATCACCCGGATGTGAAGGTCTATGAGGTGCGCGATGCGGATGGCCGGCTGCGGGGGCTGTTCGTTCAGGACAATTTCGCGCGTCCCACCAAGCGCAGCGGGGCCTGGATGAATGCCCTGCGCTGGCAGGCGCGCAACGGCATCGAGGCGCTGCCCATCATCCTGAACAACAACAACTTCGCCAAGGGCGCGCCCGGCGAGCCGACCTTGCTGTCGTTCGACGACACCCGTACGCTGTTCCATGAATTCGGCCATGGGCTGCATGGGCTGCTGTCGCAGGTGGAGTTTGAGCGACTTTCCGGCACGCAGGTGCTGAGGGATTTTGTGGAGCTGCCGTCTCAGCTGATGGAGCACTGGATGGCCGAACCCGAAGTGCTCAAGCGCCATGCCCGGCACTACCGCACCGGCGAACCGATTCCGGATGCGCTGCTGGAGAAGATCCAGGCGGCCGCCACCTTCAACCAGGGTTATGAAACGGTGCGCTACTGCGCCTCCGCGCTGGTGGACCAGGCCATTCACGGCCTGGGCACCGGGGAGGTGCCGGATGTGGTGGCCTTCGAGCGCGACACGCTGCAACGCTTGGGCGCGCCGGCGGCCGTGGGCATGAACCATCGGCTGACCCATTTCCAGCATCTGTTCTCCGGCAGCTCCTACGCAGCACAGTACTACGTCTACCTGTGGTCGGAGGTGCTGGATTGCGATGCGTATGAGGCGTTTGTGGAAGCGGGCAATCCGTTTGACGGGGCCACGGCGCGGTCGCTGATGGACAACATCCTGTCGGTGGGCAACAGCCGCGACCCGGGGGACACCTATCGGGCCTTCCGGGGGCGCGATGCGCAACTCGCGCCGATGCTCAAGGGGCGGGGCCTGCTCCCCGCCTGA
- a CDS encoding SDR family oxidoreductase encodes MNTSSRSHSGAAANQAAFDSTRTRIAVVTGAGSGIGRAAAWKLMAAGWQVALLGRREDALAATAAQAPDQALVLPTDVTDEQQVAAAFRAVKARYGRLDLLFNNAGMSARGMEIDQLSVAQWRAVVDVNLTGSFLCAREAFALMKAQTPQGGRIINNGSISAHAPRPGSVAYTSTKHAITGLTKTLALDGRPYDIAAGQIDIGNAQTDLTASFSKGLPQAHGAVVPEPVMDVDHAASALLYMAELPLSANVPFLTVMATKMPYIGRG; translated from the coding sequence ATGAACACGTCCTCCCGTTCGCATTCCGGCGCCGCCGCCAATCAGGCGGCATTTGATTCCACGCGCACACGCATTGCCGTGGTCACCGGGGCCGGTTCCGGCATCGGCCGCGCCGCAGCCTGGAAGCTGATGGCCGCGGGCTGGCAGGTGGCCCTGCTGGGCCGCCGCGAGGACGCCCTGGCGGCCACCGCTGCGCAGGCGCCGGACCAGGCGCTGGTGCTGCCCACTGATGTGACCGATGAACAGCAGGTGGCGGCGGCATTCCGCGCGGTGAAGGCGCGTTATGGCCGGCTGGACCTGCTCTTCAACAATGCCGGCATGAGCGCACGCGGCATGGAGATTGACCAGCTCAGCGTGGCCCAGTGGCGGGCGGTGGTGGATGTGAACCTCACCGGCAGCTTCCTGTGCGCGCGGGAGGCCTTTGCCCTGATGAAGGCGCAGACGCCGCAAGGCGGGCGCATCATCAACAACGGCTCGATCTCCGCCCACGCGCCCCGGCCCGGTTCGGTGGCCTACACCAGCACCAAACACGCCATCACCGGCCTGACCAAGACGCTGGCCCTGGATGGGCGCCCCTATGACATCGCTGCTGGCCAGATCGACATCGGCAACGCCCAGACCGATCTGACCGCCAGTTTCTCCAAGGGCCTGCCACAGGCTCACGGTGCCGTGGTGCCGGAGCCGGTGATGGATGTGGACCACGCGGCCAGCGCGCTGCTGTACATGGCGGAATTACCGCTGTCAGCCAACGTGCCTTTCCTGACGGTCATGGCCACCAAGATGCCCTATATTGGGCGGGGTTAA
- the rsgA gene encoding ribosome small subunit-dependent GTPase A: MKGNQIGLVVRGHGRHYVVEDDNGVRVHCLTRGKKSDCVVGDRVRWQRSSEHEGVIEKLEPRRNLLFRQDEWKTKSFAANLDRLLVLVAAEPQFSESQLTRALIAADSAGITTDILLNKTDLPQAEAARQRLAPYKAMGQRVLELSLKGRPDEARDTLMPLLENQSTLVLGPSGTGKSTLINLLVPDAGAQVGEISQALNSGRHTTTTTQWYWMDGHRNTALIDSPGFQEFGLRQIPAPELASHMADFKPHLGSCRFHNCSHRHEPGCAVLTAVEAGKISPSRYRIYDELWQELSSPPRY; this comes from the coding sequence ATGAAAGGCAACCAGATCGGCCTGGTGGTCCGTGGACACGGCCGCCACTACGTGGTGGAAGACGACAACGGTGTTCGGGTGCATTGCCTGACCCGGGGCAAAAAAAGCGATTGCGTGGTGGGCGACCGGGTGCGCTGGCAGCGCAGCAGCGAGCATGAAGGCGTCATCGAGAAGCTGGAGCCTCGTCGCAACCTGCTGTTCCGGCAGGACGAATGGAAGACCAAGAGCTTTGCCGCCAATCTGGACCGCCTGCTGGTGCTGGTGGCCGCCGAGCCGCAGTTCTCCGAATCCCAGCTGACGCGGGCCCTGATCGCTGCGGACAGTGCCGGCATCACCACCGACATCCTGCTCAACAAGACCGACCTGCCTCAGGCGGAAGCGGCCCGGCAGCGGCTGGCGCCTTACAAGGCCATGGGTCAGCGGGTGCTGGAACTGAGCCTCAAAGGCCGTCCCGACGAAGCGCGCGACACACTGATGCCGCTGCTGGAGAACCAGTCCACGCTGGTGCTGGGCCCTAGCGGGACCGGCAAGAGCACCTTGATCAACCTGCTGGTGCCGGATGCCGGCGCGCAGGTGGGCGAGATTTCCCAAGCACTCAACTCCGGCCGCCACACCACCACCACCACCCAGTGGTATTGGATGGACGGGCATCGCAACACCGCGCTGATCGACTCGCCGGGGTTTCAGGAATTCGGTCTGCGTCAGATTCCGGCGCCGGAACTGGCCAGCCACATGGCCGATTTCAAGCCCCACCTGGGCTCATGCCGCTTCCACAACTGCAGCCACCGGCATGAGCCCGGCTGTGCGGTGCTGACGGCGGTGGAGGCTGGCAAGATCAGCCCGTCCCGCTACCGGATCTACGACGAGCTCTGGCAGGAACTCAGCAGCCCGCCCCGGTATTGA
- a CDS encoding M48 family metallopeptidase gives MHISDSWSVNALALSLIFVAAVVLSFLAKLWLSSRQVRHVARHRAAVPDAFVGTVPLTAHQKAADYTVARNRAGTLHLAWDTALLVGWTLLGGLDLINQWMLSLLPMLGTMGYQLGLLTAFALLSGLLDLPWTLYNTFRLEQRFGFNRTTLRLFVLDGLKGLLVGAVVGLPIAAVILWLMGAAGQAWWLWAWAVWMGFNLLMLVLYPTLIAPLFNKFEPLSDATLRERVEGLMARCGFAAKGLFVMDGSRRSAHGNAYFTGLGASKRVVFFDTLLSRLNPPEVEAVLAHELGHFKRRHVLKRMVLMFALSLAGFALLGFLSAQPQFYLGLGVRPSLSAPNDALALLLFMLALPPFTFFLTPLMSYWSRKHEFEADAYACEQSSGKDLSAALLKLHEDNAGTLTPDPVFARFYYSHPPASERLAAIAALSGMGARLGHLGGGAA, from the coding sequence ATGCACATTTCCGATTCCTGGTCCGTGAACGCCCTCGCGCTCAGCCTGATATTTGTGGCGGCGGTGGTCCTGTCCTTCCTGGCCAAGCTGTGGCTGTCCAGCCGGCAGGTCCGCCATGTGGCGCGGCACCGCGCGGCCGTACCGGACGCCTTTGTGGGCACCGTGCCCCTGACCGCCCATCAGAAAGCGGCGGACTACACCGTGGCCCGCAACCGGGCCGGCACGCTGCATCTGGCCTGGGACACCGCGCTGCTGGTGGGCTGGACGCTGCTGGGCGGCCTCGACCTCATCAACCAGTGGATGTTGTCCCTGCTGCCGATGCTGGGCACCATGGGCTATCAGCTCGGCCTGCTGACCGCCTTTGCCCTGCTCTCCGGCCTGCTGGACCTGCCCTGGACGCTCTACAACACCTTCCGCCTGGAGCAGCGCTTCGGCTTCAACCGCACCACCCTGCGGCTGTTTGTGCTGGACGGCCTCAAGGGACTGCTGGTGGGTGCCGTGGTCGGCCTGCCCATCGCTGCAGTGATCCTCTGGCTGATGGGCGCCGCCGGCCAGGCCTGGTGGCTGTGGGCCTGGGCGGTGTGGATGGGTTTCAACCTGCTGATGCTGGTGCTCTACCCCACCCTGATTGCACCGCTGTTCAACAAGTTCGAACCGCTGTCCGACGCCACCCTGCGCGAGCGGGTGGAAGGGCTGATGGCCCGCTGCGGCTTTGCGGCCAAGGGCCTCTTTGTCATGGACGGCAGCCGTCGCTCCGCCCATGGCAATGCCTATTTCACCGGGTTGGGGGCATCCAAGCGGGTGGTGTTTTTCGACACGCTGCTGTCGCGCCTGAACCCGCCGGAGGTGGAAGCGGTGCTGGCCCATGAACTGGGGCATTTCAAGCGCCGCCATGTGCTCAAGCGCATGGTCCTGATGTTTGCACTGAGCCTGGCGGGTTTTGCTTTGCTGGGGTTCCTGAGCGCGCAGCCGCAGTTTTATCTGGGCCTGGGCGTGCGGCCCAGCCTGTCCGCCCCGAATGATGCGCTGGCGCTGCTGCTGTTCATGCTGGCCCTGCCGCCCTTCACCTTCTTCCTGACGCCGCTGATGTCGTACTGGTCCCGCAAGCATGAATTCGAGGCGGATGCCTATGCCTGCGAGCAATCCAGCGGCAAGGACCTCAGCGCGGCCCTGCTGAAACTGCATGAGGACAATGCCGGCACGCTGACCCCTGACCCGGTCTTCGCCCGCTTTTACTATTCGCATCCGCCCGCCAGTGAACGTTTGGCCGCCATTGCCGCGCTCAGCGGCATGGGCGCGCGCCTGGGCCACCTGGGCGGCGGTGCTGCATGA
- the orn gene encoding oligoribonuclease — translation MSIAATSMATPATPTLPLSDQNLIWIDLEMTGLFPNTDRIIEIAVVVTDPLLTVRVEGPVFAIHQSDETLDKMDAWNKGTHGKSGLIDRVKVSTISEDEAQDRVIEFLKAYVPANKSPMCGNSICQDRRFLANYMPKLEDFFHYRNLDVSTLKELARRWKPAALEGFKKAQKHTALADIHESIDELIHYREQFLKLD, via the coding sequence ATGAGCATAGCCGCCACTTCCATGGCCACCCCCGCCACCCCCACATTGCCCCTGAGCGACCAGAACCTGATCTGGATCGACCTGGAAATGACCGGTCTGTTCCCCAACACCGACCGCATCATCGAGATTGCGGTGGTGGTCACCGACCCGCTGCTGACGGTGCGGGTGGAGGGGCCGGTGTTTGCCATTCACCAGTCCGACGAGACGCTGGACAAGATGGATGCCTGGAACAAGGGCACCCACGGCAAGAGCGGACTGATTGACCGCGTCAAGGTGTCCACCATCTCGGAAGACGAGGCCCAGGACCGCGTCATCGAGTTCCTGAAGGCCTATGTGCCGGCCAACAAGTCGCCGATGTGCGGCAACTCCATCTGCCAGGACCGGCGCTTCCTCGCTAACTACATGCCCAAGCTGGAAGACTTCTTCCACTACCGCAACCTGGACGTGTCCACGCTGAAGGAATTGGCTCGCCGCTGGAAGCCGGCCGCGCTGGAAGGCTTCAAGAAGGCCCAGAAGCACACCGCGCTGGCCGACATCCATGAATCCATCGACGAACTGATTCACTATCGCGAGCAGTTCCTCAAGCTCGACTGA